From a single Bacillus pseudomycoides DSM 12442 genomic region:
- a CDS encoding TetR/AcrR family transcriptional regulator, with product MRTVKEYEERRNEILDTAEKLFVSKGYMKTTVNDILREIGIAKGTFYHYFKSKEEVMDAIITRIVNADVVAAKKIASSPNITVLDKLFQILMVQVPKAGGNKEKMIEQFHQPNNAEMHQKSLVQAILHLTPVLTEVIEQGIKEKIFETAYPQETMEFLIASAQVIFDEGLFQWQPHEAMQRAKAFINIMETTLGAKKGTFNYILDILMRQS from the coding sequence GTGAGAACAGTAAAAGAATATGAAGAACGTAGAAATGAAATTCTGGATACAGCAGAAAAACTGTTCGTTTCTAAAGGGTATATGAAAACAACTGTAAATGATATTTTACGAGAAATTGGTATTGCGAAAGGAACATTTTATCATTATTTCAAATCAAAAGAGGAAGTAATGGACGCTATTATTACTCGGATTGTAAATGCAGATGTAGTGGCCGCAAAAAAGATTGCCTCAAGTCCTAATATCACTGTGTTGGATAAATTGTTTCAAATTTTAATGGTGCAAGTGCCGAAAGCAGGTGGGAATAAAGAAAAAATGATTGAACAATTTCACCAGCCAAATAATGCAGAAATGCATCAAAAAAGTTTAGTGCAAGCTATTTTACATTTAACACCTGTTTTAACAGAGGTAATTGAACAGGGAATCAAAGAAAAAATTTTTGAGACGGCTTACCCCCAGGAAACAATGGAGTTCTTGATCGCGTCTGCACAAGTCATATTCGATGAAGGATTGTTTCAATGGCAGCCGCATGAAGCAATGCAAAGAGCAAAGGCGTTTATCAATATAATGGAAACGACTTTGGGAGCTAAAAAAGGAACGTTTAATTACATTTTGGATATTTTGATGAGGCAGTCCTAA